The Paracoccus sediminicola genome has a segment encoding these proteins:
- a CDS encoding indolepyruvate ferredoxin oxidoreductase family protein: MLDQANQQSYALEDRYQAERGRVFLTGTQALVRIMLDQARRDRAAGLKTAGFISGYRGSPLGGVDLELWRAKTRLKEADITFLPAVNEDLGATAVLGAQQATLDPEARVEGVFSMWYGKGPGVDRSGDALRHGNAYGSAPKGGVLVVAGDDHGCVSSSMPHQSDVAFMTWFMPALNPASVAEYLSFGEYGIALSRFSGTWVGFKAISETVESGASVELPEDRSFTIPSFDPPPGGLHVRPADLPSPEIETRLTHKLRAVEAFVEANPIDRRIYDVKDASYGIVTTGKAHLDLMEALRLLGLDEAACRRLGIDIYKVGMVWPLARRDALRFVRNKEEVLVVEEKRGIIESQLKEHFYDLPDHKPEAMVGKHTETGASLIPFSGELSPRLLAPIVAERLHRHFPAENLPEKAATLEAIPDLSMNVTGATRTPYFCSGCPHNTSTKLPDGSMAASGIGCHVMASWMNRETVGYAQMGGEGVPWIARQEYNGGKHIFQNLGEGTWYHSGSLAIRQAVAAKANITYKILYNDAVAMTGGQPVDGPVSPAAIAQSCRAEGIERIAVVSDTPEKFDRAEFPGATSFDHRDRLDEVQRELREIPGVTVLIYEQTCATEKRRRRKRGLMPDPAKAVVINERVCEGCGDCSVASNCLSVEPLETPFGRKRQINQNSCNKDFSCLGGFCPSFVTVEGATRRKKDAANLDIQAMMEGIEMPHQASLKEPFDLLVGGVGGTGVVTVGALITMAAHLEGKGASVLDFTGFAQKFGTVLGYVRLARHPDEINQLRIENGSADAVIGCDVVVASAPKASALYRKGTQVVLNLAEMPTGDLVLNRDADLRVDARVQAIRDSVGAENVSGFDANRLSQRLLGDSVFANVMMLGHAWQSGLVPVGLAAMQEAIILNGTAIEANQRAFDLGRVLAAAPERLPQPDLPAPAEDLPELRARLEAELTEYQDAAYAAQFRRHINRFDDALRGMPDNSRADLVETASKSLFRLMAYKDEYEVARLLTSSSFSDRLAQDWEGGKIVYHLAPPLLPARRDSRGRPVKRRFGAWLTPALRVMARGKVLRGTAFDPLGWMAERRQERALIDWFTDLLDALPPLTSEATLTEAMTALAAPQQMRGYGPVKEAAIKNHRAEAEAALARMSG; this comes from the coding sequence ATGCTGGATCAGGCGAATCAGCAAAGCTACGCATTGGAAGATCGCTATCAGGCCGAACGCGGCCGGGTCTTCCTGACCGGAACCCAGGCGCTCGTGCGGATCATGCTGGATCAGGCCCGCCGCGACCGTGCGGCCGGGCTGAAAACCGCCGGGTTCATCTCGGGCTATCGCGGCTCACCGCTCGGCGGCGTCGATCTGGAGCTATGGCGCGCCAAGACCCGGCTGAAAGAGGCTGACATCACCTTCCTGCCAGCCGTGAACGAGGATCTTGGCGCGACCGCCGTTCTTGGCGCACAGCAAGCGACGCTCGACCCCGAGGCGCGGGTCGAGGGGGTTTTCTCGATGTGGTATGGCAAAGGCCCCGGCGTCGACCGCTCAGGCGACGCGCTGCGCCACGGAAATGCCTATGGCAGCGCCCCCAAGGGCGGCGTTCTGGTCGTGGCCGGCGACGATCATGGCTGCGTATCCTCGTCCATGCCGCACCAGTCCGACGTGGCCTTCATGACCTGGTTCATGCCGGCGCTGAACCCGGCCTCGGTCGCAGAATATCTCAGCTTCGGGGAATACGGCATCGCCTTGTCGCGATTCTCCGGCACCTGGGTGGGCTTCAAGGCGATTTCGGAAACCGTGGAATCCGGCGCCTCGGTCGAACTGCCCGAGGATCGCAGCTTCACCATCCCCTCTTTCGATCCGCCTCCCGGGGGGCTGCATGTGCGCCCCGCCGACCTGCCCAGCCCCGAGATCGAGACCCGGCTGACCCACAAGCTGCGCGCCGTCGAAGCTTTTGTCGAGGCCAATCCGATCGACCGCCGCATCTATGACGTCAAGGATGCCAGCTATGGAATCGTGACCACCGGCAAGGCGCATCTCGACCTGATGGAGGCGCTGCGCTTGCTGGGCCTGGACGAGGCCGCCTGCCGCCGCCTCGGCATCGACATCTACAAGGTCGGCATGGTCTGGCCGCTGGCCCGGCGCGATGCGCTGCGATTCGTGCGCAACAAGGAAGAGGTTCTTGTTGTCGAAGAAAAACGGGGAATCATCGAAAGCCAGCTCAAGGAACATTTCTACGACCTGCCCGACCACAAGCCCGAAGCGATGGTCGGCAAACATACCGAAACCGGCGCATCGCTGATCCCGTTTTCGGGCGAGTTGTCGCCGCGCCTCCTGGCCCCCATCGTGGCAGAACGGCTGCACCGGCATTTCCCGGCTGAAAACCTGCCCGAGAAGGCCGCCACGCTAGAGGCGATTCCGGACCTGTCGATGAATGTCACGGGCGCGACGCGGACACCTTATTTCTGCTCCGGCTGCCCTCATAACACGTCGACCAAGCTGCCCGACGGCTCGATGGCGGCCTCTGGCATCGGCTGCCATGTCATGGCCAGCTGGATGAACCGCGAGACCGTCGGCTATGCCCAGATGGGCGGCGAAGGCGTGCCGTGGATTGCGCGGCAGGAATATAATGGCGGCAAGCATATCTTTCAGAATCTCGGTGAGGGGACCTGGTATCACTCCGGCTCGCTGGCGATCCGGCAAGCGGTCGCGGCCAAGGCAAATATCACCTACAAGATCCTCTATAATGACGCGGTGGCGATGACCGGCGGACAGCCGGTTGACGGCCCGGTCAGCCCCGCCGCCATCGCGCAGTCTTGCCGAGCAGAGGGTATCGAGCGCATCGCCGTGGTGAGCGATACGCCCGAAAAATTCGACCGGGCGGAGTTCCCGGGCGCGACCAGTTTTGACCACCGCGACAGGCTGGACGAGGTCCAGCGCGAGCTGCGCGAGATACCGGGCGTCACCGTTCTGATCTATGAACAGACCTGCGCCACCGAAAAGCGCCGTCGCCGCAAGCGCGGGCTGATGCCGGATCCGGCCAAGGCCGTGGTCATCAACGAGCGCGTCTGCGAGGGTTGCGGCGATTGCTCGGTCGCGTCCAACTGCCTGTCCGTTGAACCGCTGGAGACGCCGTTCGGGCGCAAGCGGCAGATCAACCAGAACAGCTGCAACAAGGATTTCTCCTGCCTCGGCGGGTTCTGCCCCAGCTTCGTCACCGTCGAGGGCGCGACGCGGCGCAAAAAGGATGCGGCCAATCTTGACATTCAGGCGATGATGGAAGGCATTGAGATGCCGCATCAGGCGTCGCTGAAGGAGCCGTTCGACCTGTTGGTGGGCGGCGTGGGCGGCACCGGGGTGGTTACGGTCGGCGCGCTCATCACCATGGCAGCGCATCTGGAGGGGAAAGGCGCCTCGGTTCTGGATTTCACCGGCTTTGCCCAGAAATTCGGCACGGTGCTCGGATATGTCCGGCTGGCCCGGCATCCTGACGAGATCAATCAGTTGCGGATAGAGAACGGCTCCGCGGATGCGGTGATCGGCTGCGACGTCGTTGTGGCCTCGGCGCCGAAGGCTTCCGCGCTTTACCGCAAAGGGACGCAGGTCGTTCTGAACCTCGCCGAGATGCCGACGGGGGATCTGGTGCTGAACCGCGATGCCGATCTTCGGGTGGATGCGCGGGTGCAGGCAATCCGCGACAGTGTCGGCGCAGAGAATGTGTCGGGCTTTGATGCGAACCGTCTCTCTCAGCGGCTCTTGGGCGACAGCGTCTTTGCGAATGTCATGATGCTGGGTCACGCATGGCAGTCGGGGCTGGTGCCGGTCGGTCTGGCTGCGATGCAAGAGGCGATCATCCTCAACGGGACCGCTATCGAGGCCAATCAGCGCGCCTTCGATCTTGGCCGGGTGCTGGCCGCCGCGCCGGAACGGCTCCCACAGCCTGACCTGCCCGCGCCCGCTGAAGATCTGCCGGAACTTCGGGCGCGTCTCGAGGCGGAACTGACCGAGTATCAGGATGCCGCCTATGCCGCGCAGTTCCGCCGTCATATCAACCGTTTTGACGATGCGCTGCGGGGGATGCCGGACAACAGCAGGGCAGACTTGGTCGAAACGGCGTCGAAATCGCTGTTCAGGCTGATGGCCTATAAGGACGAATATGAGGTGGCGCGGCTGCTGACCTCTTCCTCGTTCAGCGACCGGCTCGCGCAGGACTGGGAGGGCGGCAAGATCGTCTATCACCTCGCCCCGCCCCTGCTGCCCGCGCGACGGGATTCGCGGGGTCGGCCGGTGAAACGGCGCTTCGGCGCATGGCTCACCCCGGCACTGCGGGTGATGGCTCGGGGCAAGGTGCTGCGCGGAACCGCCTTCGATCCGCTCGGCTGGATGGCAGAACGCCGGCAGGAACGGGCGCTGATCGACTGGTTCACCGATCTTCTCGACGCTCTGCCGCCGCTGACGAGCGAAGCAACTTTGACAGAGGCGATGACGGCTCTGGCCGCGCCACAGCAGATGCGCGGCTATGGCCCGGTCAAGGAGGCGGCGATCAAAAATCACCGCGCCGAAGCCGAAGCTGCCCTCGCGCGCATGTCAGGGTAA
- a CDS encoding Lrp/AsnC family transcriptional regulator, with amino-acid sequence MDDFDLTANDRAILRVLQQDSRLSNAQLAERVGMSASACWRRVRMLEEAGVIAGYGAIVDPDRAGLEFHAIVHVRLVRHDRDAVKRVMTDLAARPEVVECYATTGQSDYHLRVLCADMAAYRRFLDDFLFRQPAIESAQTNVVLEEIKRRGVVPV; translated from the coding sequence ATGGATGATTTTGACCTGACTGCCAATGACCGCGCGATCCTGCGTGTGCTGCAACAGGACAGCCGTCTCTCGAATGCGCAGCTGGCCGAGAGGGTGGGCATGTCGGCCTCTGCCTGCTGGCGGCGCGTGCGGATGCTTGAAGAGGCCGGGGTCATCGCCGGCTATGGTGCCATTGTCGATCCTGACCGCGCCGGGCTGGAGTTTCACGCCATCGTGCATGTCCGGCTGGTGCGGCATGACCGGGACGCGGTGAAGCGGGTCATGACCGATCTTGCCGCGCGGCCCGAGGTCGTGGAGTGCTATGCCACCACCGGACAGTCGGACTATCACCTCCGCGTTCTCTGTGCCGACATGGCGGCCTATCGGCGGTTCCTCGATGATTTCCTGTTTCGCCAGCCGGCCATCGAAAGCGCACAGACCAATGTGGTTCTCGAAGAGATCAAGCGCCGCGGCGTGGTTCCGGTCTGA